One segment of Monomorium pharaonis isolate MP-MQ-018 chromosome 6, ASM1337386v2, whole genome shotgun sequence DNA contains the following:
- the LOC105836753 gene encoding cytochrome P450 9e2 isoform X2: MIYIIISSVILGALGFYYYFYKNVNYFKKHGIPYKSPLPILGNMGPVIFRLKSIADLNKEIYNISSEAKYVGMFDVALPFVMIRDPELIKSITLKHFDMFMNHRSFVDEELEPLFGKNLFSLHGEKWRQMRSLLSPAFTGNKMKSMFKLMSDCGVDFSNYLAQLSPEKRIIQMKDVFTRYTNDVIATCAFGVSVDSMKNPKNEFYVYGKEAASSFSIIFLIKLYIFRSLPLLARLLHLRVLRKQIADFFRNLIETTIKTRDENGIVRPDMLQLMMESRRKEGKPELTIDDMVAHAFIFFLGGFDGTSTLMCFAAHEIAVNQDIQEKLQKEIDEVLEKTNGQISYEAINSMEYLNAVIEEALRMYPVAVSMDRLCEKDFELPPTLPGLKPFTVKKDPEKFDPERFLGERRKDSLNCGAYIPFGLGPRMCIGNRFALLETKVLLFHLLARCDLKTCEKTLMPLKLAKDGFNMKPEGGFWLMVLARKSVHHTLLVNLSNEIH, translated from the exons atgatatatataatcatttcGTCGGTGATACTTGGTGCTCtaggtttttattattacttctataaaaatgtaaattatttcaaaaaacatGGTATACCATATAAGTCGCCTCTTCCTATATTGGGAAATATGGGACCAGTAATTTTCCGTTTGAAGTCAATAGCCGATcttaacaaagaaatttacaaCATAAGTTCTGAAGCCAAGTATGTTGGTATGTTTGATGTGGCCCTTCCTTTTGTGATGATACGCGATCCTGAGCTTATTAAATCCATCACGTTAAAACACTTTGACATGTTCATGAACCATCGCAGTTTTGTGGATGAAGAATTAGAACCATTATTTGGTAAAAATCTGTTTTCTCTTCATGGAGAGAAATGGCGACAGATGCGATCTTTGTTGAGCCCGGCCTTTACGGGCAACAAAATGAAAAGCATGTTCAAACTAATGTCAGACTGTGGTGTCGACTTCAGCAATTACTTGGCACAATTATCACCGGAGAAGAGGATAATACAAATGAAAGACGTCTTTACCAGGTATACTAACGATGTGATTGCTACTTGCGCTTTCGGCGTCAGTGTTGATTCCATGAAAAACCCAAAAAACGAATTCTATGTATATGGCAAGGAAGCAGCAAGCTCTTTCAgcattatattcttaataaagctatatatatttagaagcTTGCCTTTACTGGCACGATTACTCCATTTGAGAGTCCTCCGTAAGCAAATAGCAGATTTTTTCCGAAACCTCATAGAAACCACTATAAAAACCAGGGACGAAAATGGTATTGTTCGTCCAGATATGTTGCAATTGATGATGGAAAGTAGACGTAAAGAGGGCAAGCCAGAATTGACCATCGATGATATGGTAGCACACGCATTCATCTTTTTCTTAGGTGGCTTTGATGGTACTTCAACTTTAATGTGCTTTGCTGCTCATGAGATCGCGGTAAACCAAGATATACAagagaaattacaaaaagaaattgatgaAGTTTTAGAAAAAACAAACGGACAAATATCTTACGAAGCGATTAACAGCATGGAATATTTGAATGCTGTGATCGAAGAAGCTCTCAGAATGTATCCGGTTGCCGTGTCAATGGACAGATTATGCGAAAAAGATTTCGAACTACCGCCGACATTACCAGGATTGAAACCATTTACTGTAAAGAAAG ATCCGGAAAAATTTGATCCCGAACGATTTCTCGGTGAACGAAGGAAGGACAGTCTTAATTGCGGAGCCTACATTCCTTTCGGTCTTGGTCCCAGAATGTGCATAGGTAACAGATTTGCGTTGCTGGAGACAAAGGTCCTGCTGTTCCATTTACTAGCTCGTTGCGATTTAAAGACCTGTGAGAAAACATTAATGCCACTCAAGCTTGCTAAAGATGGATTTAATATGAAACCTGAAGGAGGTTTCTGGCTGATGGTGTTGGCAAGAAAAAGTGTGCATCATACTCTTTTAGTTAATCTTAGCAATGAGATACATTAG
- the LOC105836753 gene encoding cytochrome P450 9e2 isoform X1, which produces MIYIIISSVILGALGFYYYFYKNVNYFKKHGIPYKSPLPILGNMGPVIFRLKSIADLNKEIYNISSEAKYVGMFDVALPFVMIRDPELIKSITLKHFDMFMNHRSFVDEELEPLFGKNLFSLHGEKWRQMRSLLSPAFTGNKMKSMFKLMSDCGVDFSNYLAQLSPEKRIIQMKDVFTRYTNDVIATCAFGVSVDSMKNPKNEFYVYGKEAASSFSIIFLIKLYIFRSLPLLARLLHLRVLRKQIADFFRNLIETTIKTRDENGIVRPDMLQLMMESRRKEGKPELTIDDMVAHAFIFFLGGFDGTSTLMCFAAHEIAVNQDIQEKLQKEIDEVLEKTNGQISYEAINSMEYLNAVIEEALRMYPVAVSMDRLCEKDFELPPTLPGLKPFTVKKGNVIWVPVYALHHDPKYFKDPEKFDPERFLGERRKDSLNCGAYIPFGLGPRMCIGNRFALLETKVLLFHLLARCDLKTCEKTLMPLKLAKDGFNMKPEGGFWLMVLARKSVHHTLLVNLSNEIH; this is translated from the coding sequence atgatatatataatcatttcGTCGGTGATACTTGGTGCTCtaggtttttattattacttctataaaaatgtaaattatttcaaaaaacatGGTATACCATATAAGTCGCCTCTTCCTATATTGGGAAATATGGGACCAGTAATTTTCCGTTTGAAGTCAATAGCCGATcttaacaaagaaatttacaaCATAAGTTCTGAAGCCAAGTATGTTGGTATGTTTGATGTGGCCCTTCCTTTTGTGATGATACGCGATCCTGAGCTTATTAAATCCATCACGTTAAAACACTTTGACATGTTCATGAACCATCGCAGTTTTGTGGATGAAGAATTAGAACCATTATTTGGTAAAAATCTGTTTTCTCTTCATGGAGAGAAATGGCGACAGATGCGATCTTTGTTGAGCCCGGCCTTTACGGGCAACAAAATGAAAAGCATGTTCAAACTAATGTCAGACTGTGGTGTCGACTTCAGCAATTACTTGGCACAATTATCACCGGAGAAGAGGATAATACAAATGAAAGACGTCTTTACCAGGTATACTAACGATGTGATTGCTACTTGCGCTTTCGGCGTCAGTGTTGATTCCATGAAAAACCCAAAAAACGAATTCTATGTATATGGCAAGGAAGCAGCAAGCTCTTTCAgcattatattcttaataaagctatatatatttagaagcTTGCCTTTACTGGCACGATTACTCCATTTGAGAGTCCTCCGTAAGCAAATAGCAGATTTTTTCCGAAACCTCATAGAAACCACTATAAAAACCAGGGACGAAAATGGTATTGTTCGTCCAGATATGTTGCAATTGATGATGGAAAGTAGACGTAAAGAGGGCAAGCCAGAATTGACCATCGATGATATGGTAGCACACGCATTCATCTTTTTCTTAGGTGGCTTTGATGGTACTTCAACTTTAATGTGCTTTGCTGCTCATGAGATCGCGGTAAACCAAGATATACAagagaaattacaaaaagaaattgatgaAGTTTTAGAAAAAACAAACGGACAAATATCTTACGAAGCGATTAACAGCATGGAATATTTGAATGCTGTGATCGAAGAAGCTCTCAGAATGTATCCGGTTGCCGTGTCAATGGACAGATTATGCGAAAAAGATTTCGAACTACCGCCGACATTACCAGGATTGAAACCATTTACTGTAAAGAAAGGTAACGTTATATGGGTACCAGTTTATGCACTTCATCATGATCCTAAATACTTCAAAGATCCGGAAAAATTTGATCCCGAACGATTTCTCGGTGAACGAAGGAAGGACAGTCTTAATTGCGGAGCCTACATTCCTTTCGGTCTTGGTCCCAGAATGTGCATAGGTAACAGATTTGCGTTGCTGGAGACAAAGGTCCTGCTGTTCCATTTACTAGCTCGTTGCGATTTAAAGACCTGTGAGAAAACATTAATGCCACTCAAGCTTGCTAAAGATGGATTTAATATGAAACCTGAAGGAGGTTTCTGGCTGATGGTGTTGGCAAGAAAAAGTGTGCATCATACTCTTTTAGTTAATCTTAGCAATGAGATACATTAG